In the Pseudanabaena sp. PCC 7367 genome, one interval contains:
- a CDS encoding calcium-binding protein yields MADITGNDTNEFLDGTQQNDFIRGLGGNDFIRSLGGEDLTNGNQGNDTVNGNAGNDDVRGGMDNDQVLGGMDNDLVNGNRGDDLVNGNQGDDFVYGGQGNDTVRGGQDADRVFGNIGNDVIYGDFGVDSLTGNEGRDLFVIQNGKGTDVITDFRDGEDLIGLGDDLNFADLTISQVGADTIIALGAQNLAVISGFNSAALTSDDFTTNLSAIGSESDGSGPGTFTFSTTEFSANESSGSGAITINRTGGSEGTASVVLTFSDVTATGSGVDYDSDPITVEFLDGVTSQVINFDITDDELVEGNETITVGLINPAGGATIGAPSSATFNILDDETGVAGNDITGTDADEFIGTSSSETVTGTPGNDATELNDTIDGGGGNDTVEGLAGDDSIDGGSGNDSIEAGAGADTVIGGGGMDTIDGDPGNDVISGGDSEDTLEGNEGNDSINGGNGGDDITGDAGTDTLNGNDGDDSIQGGAGVDVLNGGNGLDSLVGGEGNDTLTGGADGDDFRYLTLSSGPDTITDFTTGEDEFKFVNGEFGNLGTEELSASEFAVIANYDGATGAPNGTDAAFIFDSGTDQLIFDSNGTDSGGTTIIANLSSGSVAIGDIDII; encoded by the coding sequence ATGGCAGACATCACAGGTAACGACACAAACGAGTTCTTGGACGGCACCCAGCAAAACGATTTTATTCGTGGGCTTGGTGGCAATGATTTTATTCGCAGTCTTGGTGGAGAAGATTTAACTAACGGTAATCAGGGTAATGATACCGTCAATGGCAACGCGGGAAATGACGATGTGCGCGGCGGCATGGACAACGACCAAGTGCTGGGCGGCATGGATAATGATCTCGTCAATGGCAATCGGGGCGATGATTTAGTAAACGGTAATCAGGGCGATGACTTCGTCTATGGCGGTCAGGGCAATGACACGGTGCGCGGCGGTCAAGATGCCGATCGCGTCTTTGGCAATATTGGCAACGACGTAATTTATGGCGATTTTGGAGTTGATTCCCTCACTGGCAACGAAGGTAGAGATTTATTTGTAATCCAAAATGGTAAAGGCACTGATGTCATTACCGATTTCCGTGATGGAGAAGACCTGATTGGTTTAGGTGATGATCTTAACTTTGCCGATCTCACCATTTCTCAGGTTGGTGCTGATACCATAATTGCCCTGGGAGCACAAAACCTGGCTGTCATCTCTGGTTTTAATAGCGCTGCTTTGACTAGCGATGACTTTACCACTAATCTTAGCGCGATCGGTAGTGAGTCTGATGGCTCTGGCCCTGGCACATTTACTTTTAGCACCACTGAATTTAGTGCTAATGAAAGTTCTGGTAGTGGAGCCATAACGATCAATCGGACTGGTGGCAGCGAAGGTACGGCTAGTGTGGTGTTGACCTTCAGTGATGTTACCGCCACTGGCTCAGGCGTTGACTATGACAGCGATCCAATCACGGTTGAGTTTCTTGATGGTGTAACTAGCCAGGTAATTAACTTTGATATTACTGATGACGAGCTAGTAGAAGGAAATGAAACAATTACGGTGGGGTTGATTAATCCCGCCGGTGGAGCCACGATCGGTGCGCCTAGTAGTGCTACCTTTAATATCCTGGATGATGAAACTGGCGTTGCTGGTAATGATATTACTGGTACCGATGCCGATGAGTTTATTGGCACATCTTCTTCGGAAACAGTGACTGGCACCCCTGGTAATGATGCTACCGAACTAAATGACACGATCGATGGTGGCGGTGGTAATGATACAGTCGAGGGCTTAGCTGGAGATGACTCGATCGATGGTGGCTCCGGTAATGACAGCATTGAAGCGGGTGCTGGCGCTGATACTGTGATCGGTGGTGGTGGCATGGATACGATCGATGGCGATCCTGGCAATGATGTTATTTCCGGCGGTGACAGCGAAGACACCCTGGAAGGCAATGAGGGGAATGATTCGATCAATGGTGGTAATGGCGGTGATGATATTACTGGTGATGCTGGCACTGATACCCTGAATGGAAACGATGGCGATGATTCGATCCAGGGTGGAGCTGGCGTTGATGTCTTAAATGGCGGTAATGGCCTTGATAGCCTGGTTGGTGGTGAGGGGAATGATACTCTCACTGGTGGCGCGGATGGTGATGATTTCCGCTACCTCACCCTATCTAGTGGGCCTGACACAATCACCGATTTTACTACTGGCGAGGATGAATTCAAGTTTGTTAATGGTGAATTCGGCAATCTGGGCACCGAAGAACTCTCTGCCAGTGAGTTTGCGGTCATTGCTAACTATGATGGGGCAACTGGTGCGCCCAATGGCACTGATGCAGCATTTATCTTTGATAGTGGCACTGATCAATTGATCTTTGATTCCAATGGCACTGACTCCGGTGGTACTACGATCATTGCTAACCTCAGTAGTGGTTCGGTGGCGATCGGTGATATTGACATTATCTAA
- a CDS encoding RNA polymerase sigma factor SigF — protein MAEQREDHSGPLKSTSMQLLQEYRRSPSAELRNRLVQINIGLVRKEAFHWTNQCTETFDDLVQVGSIGLIRAVERFDIARGRAFSSFAVPYIRGEIQHYLRDKSPTLRMPRRWLVLYNQASKVVRELRAQLGREPTDREVAKVIEIEEAEWQEIKLACQNRSPLSLDAPMSDDDDTTLSLGDLLTDHKYRSFQLSQEDSLRLYQALSHLEDRTRQVVEFVFLKELTHREVADILGISAVTVSRQVKKGLVTLKKVMTTPIE, from the coding sequence ATCGCCGAGCAGCGTGAAGATCACTCCGGCCCACTCAAATCAACCAGTATGCAACTGTTGCAGGAATATCGGCGGAGCCCTTCGGCCGAATTACGCAATCGCCTGGTGCAAATTAATATTGGCCTAGTGCGTAAAGAAGCTTTTCACTGGACTAATCAATGTACTGAGACCTTTGATGACCTGGTGCAGGTCGGTAGCATTGGCTTGATCAGGGCGGTAGAACGATTTGATATTGCCAGGGGACGGGCGTTTAGCTCCTTTGCAGTTCCCTATATTCGTGGTGAGATCCAGCATTATTTGCGTGATAAAAGCCCTACTTTGCGGATGCCCAGGCGTTGGCTGGTGTTGTATAACCAGGCTAGTAAGGTGGTGCGTGAATTACGAGCGCAGCTAGGTCGTGAGCCAACCGATCGAGAGGTGGCTAAGGTAATTGAAATTGAAGAAGCTGAATGGCAGGAAATTAAACTGGCTTGCCAAAATCGATCGCCGCTTAGCCTCGATGCACCAATGAGCGATGACGATGACACCACCCTATCATTGGGAGATTTGTTAACTGACCATAAATACCGCAGCTTCCAGCTATCCCAGGAAGATAGCTTGCGATTATATCAGGCTCTCTCGCACTTGGAAGATCGCACCCGCCAGGTGGTTGAATTTGTGTTTTTAAAAGAGTTAACCCATCGAGAGGTGGCCGATATTTTGGGCATTAGCGCCGTTACGGTTTCGAGGCAAGTAAAAAAAGGATTGGTAACCCTTAAAAAGGTGATGACTACGCCAATTGAGTAA
- a CDS encoding choice-of-anchor Q domain-containing protein — translation MANILVTTTVDENDGGLGLGVGDSLREAIVEANTNIDPTDTITFDPLIANQTITLALGELVISSDMTIDGEDNAITVSGGNVSRIFNINGGVTAVLDSLDIANGTGFFGGAITNSGDLTVVNSIVRDSVATGGGGGGGIQNLNGTLTVDSSLITNNIGANQSGGINNENGIVNVINSTISGNTANGFGAGGGIGNLGFGPAATLNLSNSTIADNVSNGANAAGVSPGVSNAAVFDNATTNLNNTIISGNTGGSGVQIENYILAGTATIDGSGGYNLISDGSTFDVGGAGNLFNTDPLLGPLQDNGGSTFTHELLDGSPAIDAGDPAFTSPPDFDQRGTGFARIINGIVDIGAFETQIDLTVDKFPAPGSDLTPLPGEQITYNIEVSAEGAANAGNVSITDMFPAELLGVEWSFTDSEGTPFAGMGDLDVDGVVIDAGDTLVITATGFVDSDLVSDTTITNTASIAVVGGDMDADPANNTDTDESFSVALSTVGGNFGTPGDDVIIGGPGNQTINGNFGDDSLFGSPGIDRLNGGSGDDFLDGGSGNDFLNGGAGNDTLDVAGTSLGVGQFDRLTGGGGAGADTFILGSELGAYYLGNGDADFAYISDFNSGVDTIVLNGMLADYMFVPNTTVNNLTGQGIFNGGDLVAIVQQQAINTVTDLVFV, via the coding sequence AACCACCACAGTAGACGAAAATGATGGTGGCTTGGGTTTGGGAGTTGGCGATAGCCTGCGCGAAGCGATCGTCGAGGCAAATACCAATATTGACCCCACTGATACGATCACCTTCGATCCCTTGATTGCGAATCAAACCATTACCCTTGCCCTTGGTGAGCTGGTGATTAGTAGCGACATGACGATCGATGGTGAAGACAATGCTATTACCGTCAGTGGCGGTAATGTCAGTCGAATCTTTAATATTAATGGGGGTGTAACCGCAGTTCTCGATAGCCTTGATATTGCTAATGGTACAGGTTTTTTTGGCGGTGCAATTACCAACAGTGGTGATCTCACTGTGGTGAATAGTATAGTCAGGGATAGTGTTGCGACGGGCGGTGGCGGTGGTGGTGGCATCCAGAACCTTAATGGCACTTTAACCGTTGATAGCAGTCTGATTACCAATAACATTGGTGCTAACCAATCTGGGGGCATTAATAATGAAAATGGCATTGTCAATGTAATCAATAGTACGATTAGTGGTAATACTGCCAATGGTTTTGGGGCAGGTGGCGGTATTGGGAATCTAGGTTTTGGTCCTGCTGCTACCCTAAACCTGTCAAACTCCACGATCGCTGACAATGTCTCCAATGGTGCGAATGCTGCCGGAGTTTCCCCTGGTGTTTCTAATGCCGCCGTTTTTGATAATGCAACCACCAACCTGAATAACACAATTATTTCTGGCAATACTGGTGGCAGTGGTGTACAAATTGAGAACTATATCCTCGCAGGCACTGCTACGATCGATGGCAGTGGTGGCTATAACCTGATTAGCGATGGCAGCACCTTTGATGTGGGTGGCGCTGGCAACCTCTTCAATACCGATCCCTTGCTCGGCCCCTTGCAGGATAATGGCGGCTCCACCTTCACCCACGAGCTACTCGATGGTAGTCCTGCGATCGATGCAGGTGATCCGGCGTTCACCTCTCCCCCCGACTTCGATCAACGTGGTACTGGCTTTGCTCGCATCATCAACGGCATTGTTGACATCGGTGCCTTTGAAACCCAAATCGATCTAACAGTAGATAAATTCCCGGCACCTGGTTCTGATTTAACCCCTCTGCCCGGTGAACAAATCACCTACAACATTGAAGTTTCTGCTGAAGGCGCGGCTAATGCTGGTAATGTCTCGATTACGGACATGTTCCCCGCTGAATTGCTGGGTGTGGAATGGTCATTCACCGATAGCGAAGGAACTCCTTTCGCGGGCATGGGTGATCTGGACGTAGATGGCGTGGTGATCGATGCTGGTGATACTTTGGTGATTACTGCGACTGGCTTTGTTGATTCTGACCTGGTTAGTGATACCACAATTACTAACACTGCCTCGATCGCGGTCGTTGGTGGGGATATGGATGCCGATCCTGCGAATAACACCGATACCGATGAAAGCTTCAGCGTTGCCCTTTCCACTGTGGGTGGTAACTTTGGCACCCCTGGCGATGATGTAATTATCGGTGGCCCTGGCAATCAAACCATTAATGGCAACTTTGGTGATGACAGTCTGTTTGGTAGTCCTGGCATCGATCGGCTCAACGGTGGCTCTGGTGATGACTTCCTCGATGGCGGCAGCGGCAACGACTTCCTCAATGGTGGTGCTGGCAACGACACCCTTGATGTCGCTGGCACTAGCTTAGGCGTTGGCCAATTCGATCGGCTCACTGGTGGTGGTGGCGCTGGCGCAGATACCTTTATCTTGGGTAGTGAGTTGGGTGCTTATTATCTTGGTAATGGCGATGCTGACTTTGCCTACATCAGCGATTTCAACTCTGGCGTGGATACGATCGTGCTGAATGGCATGTTGGCGGACTATATGTTTGTGCCGAATACCACGGTAAATAATCTCACTGGTCAGGGCATCTTCAACGGTGGCGATCTGGTGGCGATCGTGCAGCAGCAAGCAATTAACACAGTCACTGATTTGGTGTTTGTTTAG